In a single window of the Alosa sapidissima isolate fAloSap1 chromosome 18, fAloSap1.pri, whole genome shotgun sequence genome:
- the gtf2h3 gene encoding general transcription factor IIH subunit 3 has translation MASEDEVSLLVIVLDVNPIWWGQQTQRQPEFTLSKCLDAVMVMGNSHLIMTRTNKLAIIASTCQESHFLFPSKHWSAGDGTGDDSVSAGGDGKYELLSVANDFMAEEIRALIARMEVKDQTDTLLAGALAKALCYIHRLSKQLAAGQDMTSRILVIKAAEDCALQYMNFMNVIFAAQKQGVLIDACVLDSDSGLLQQACDITGGLYLKIPQRVALTQYLLWVFLPDSEERAQLVLPPSVHVDYRAACFCHRNLIEIGYVCSVCLSIFCNFSPICTTCETAFKIPLPLIKAKKKKVKPVT, from the exons ATGGCTTCAG aagacgAAGTTAGTCTTCTGGTCATCGTACTTGACGTGAATCCAATATGGTGGGGGCAGCAAACGCAACGACAACCAGAG TTCACCCTGTCAAAATGCCTGGATGCTGTGATGGTCATGGGTAACTCTCACCTGATCATGACCAGGACCAACAAACTGGCCATCATTGCAAGCACCTGTCAGGAGAG tCATTTCCTGTTTCCCAGTAAGCACTGGAGTGCTGGCGATGGCACTGGGGATGACTCTGTATCAGCTGGTGGCGATGGCAAATATGAGCTCCTTTCGGTTGCTAATGACTTTATGGCAGAGGAGATAAGGGCTCTCATAGCACGGA TGGAGGTGAAAGACCAGACAGACACGTTGTTAGCTGGAGCCCTTGCCAAGGCCCTGTGCT ACATACATCGTCTCTCAAAACAACTGGCAG CTGGCCAGGACATGACGTCCAGAATATTG GTGATAAAAGCAGCAGAAGACTGTGCTCTGCAGTACATGAACTTCATGAATGTGATCTTTGCTGCTCAGAAACAG GGTGTCCTTATAGATGCTTGTGTGCTCGACTCCGACTCCGGGCTCTTACAACAG GCTTGTGACATAACAGGGGGTTTATACCTCAAAATACCACAACGGGTTGCCCTCACACAATACCTGCTG tgggtgttcctgcCTGACTCTGAAGAGCGCGCCCAGCTGGTGCTGCCTCCATCGGTCCACGTGGACTACAGGGCCGCCTGCTTCTGCCACCGCAACCTCATCGAGATCGGCTATGTCtgctctgtctgcctgtcta TATTCTGCAACTTCAGCCCAATCTGCACAACATGCGA AACTGCCTTCAAGATCCCGCTGCCTCTGATCAAGGCCAAGAAGAAGAAAGTCAAGCCAGTGACGTGA